The following DNA comes from Ornithobacterium rhinotracheale DSM 15997.
ATTGAGTGCTTTTTTTGTATTAATTCAGAAAATCAACACGCTACGGAAAATAAAAAATTTTATATTTGCACACATTTATAAATAAAACAGACCTGATTATCTGAAGGATTTATCTATGAAAAAAATATATTTTTTAGGTATTTTTTGGTTTATTTCGTCTTGGCTTTCTGCCCAAGTGAAATACCAAGCGGTAACGCCTTACACAGTGTTTAATATAGGCTACACCTACCAGAATGCTAGCTTTTTAAATGCTGGTGTAGATGAATATTTGGTAATGCCAAACAATTACATCATCGATCTTGGAGCGAGTGTGGACATGGGGATTTTGAGTAAAAAATTTACTGCAATTCCCAAAGTGAGTGTGGGCTACTTATTTAATGCCAAAAATAGTGTGATAGATCCGTATTCAAGCAATTTTAATTCTGCTTTTTATGTTGTAAGGGCTAATGTAACTCCTTGGAGCATAGAGCCAGAAGCAGGAATTACGGTTCTGAGTCTTTTGGAGCTTACGGCGGGTTATGGTTTTGAGTTCCGTGAGCATAAAGAGGCTTCGCTTGATGGATTAAAAATTGGTTTCAATGTAAAATTACCATTGTTGCTATTTTTTCATGATTAAATTTTTCAAAAGTTAAATGAGAGCGGAATGTGCCTAAAATGGGCATTTAAAATAAGAAATATGTCATATTAAGCATTTTAACGCAAATTAAAATTGTGAAGAAACTTAACAAATGTTATATTTGCGAGTTATTAAAAGAAAAATTAAAAGTAATTTAAAGAATAATGCAAGGAAAAGGATTAGTTATCTCGTTTGCGATTGCTCTTGCGGTGTTGAGTGTGTACTACCTAAGTTTTACTTGGTACACTAGAAGCATCGAGGAAAAAGCAAACCGAGAGGTGGTTTACAAAATGGATTCGATTGAAAAGAAAAATCCGAATCTAACGGTTGCTGAACAAGAATCTTACGAAAATGAATTTACTCGTAAGGCGCTAGATCAGTTAAGCAAGGATACTTTAAATTTAGGTTTCGTAAAATATACTTACGAAACTGCCAAAGACAAAGAGATTGCTTTGGGACTAGATTTAAAGGGTGGAATGAACGTGATTTTACAAGTTTCTGTAAAAGATTTATTGGAAGACTTGTCTGATCATTCTACCAATCCGCAGTTTAAAGAAGTGCTTGAACAAACTGATTTGGCACAAAGAGGTAGCAACAGAGATTATTTAGATGATTTCTTCATTCAGTACAATGATTTGAAGAAAAAAGATCCATCGCTTCGATTGGCTTCATCTGGGTGGTTTGGTACTCGTAAAAACAGCGAGAAGATTGGTATCAACACTACGGATGCTGAAGCTGAAAAAATAATCAGAGAATATGTAGAAGCAAAAGTAAGTACCGCTTATCAAGTAATCCGTGCTCGTATCGACCAGTTTGGTGTAACTCAGCCAGTTGTTCAACAAATTGGAGAAAAATCAAGTGGTAGAATCTTGGTGGAACTTCCAGGGATTAAGGATACAGATCGTGTGAAAAAATTATTGCAATCTACTGCAAAATTGGAGTTCTGGGAGGCGGTTCGCCTAGATGAGAGCATTCACAACTATTTTGTAAGCTTAAGCCAAAAAATAGAGGCAGCTCAAATCGAGAAAGGAAAAGATTCGCTACAATCTGTAAGAAATTCATTGATTTCTAAATTAGCTCCTGCAACAGGAAGCAACGCTATCTATTATGTAAGAGTTCAGGATACTGCTATTGTGAATAATGCACTTAAAAACCCAATTGCAAAAACTATTTTGCCTGCAAACATGAGATATTTTAAATTCTTATGGGGGAATAAGGCTTCTGAAACAGCAACTAATGAATACATCTTGCCGCTATACGCCATCCGTGGAAATGCTAAAAATTTACCATTGCTTGATGGTGGTGTGGTTACAGATGCTAGAGCTGAAAGACAGACTCAAACAATTAGACACAATGTCGTGGTTTCTATGCAAATGAACTCAAAAGGTTCGCAAGAATGGTATGAAATCACTAAAAAATTCAAAGGACAACCAATTGCTGTTGTGTTAGATAACTTAGTTTATACAGCTCCAAATATTAATGAACCTATCTCGGGAGGGCGTTCTCAAATCACTGGAGACTTTACCATGAATGAGGCTAAAGATTTAGCAAGTGTTTTGGCAGCAGGTTCTTTACCAGCTTCAGCTAAAATTATCCAAGTAGATGTTGTAGGACCTTCGTTAGGTAAAGAATCTATCCACAATGGTATTGTGTCTTTTGCGATTGCACTATTGGTAGTATTCATCTACATGATTTTCTTCTACAACGGTGCTGGATTTATCTCAGTCATTGGTCTATTAGCCAACATCTTATTCTTGATGGGTATTCTAGTGTCGTTTGGAGCGGTGCTTACACTCCCAGGTATTGCAGGTATTGTGCTTACTATGGGTATGGCGGTAGATGCCAATGTGATTATCTATGAAAGGGTAAAAGAAGAATTGAGCAAAGGCAAAGGCATTAAACAAGCTTTAGGTGATGCTTACACTTGGAAAGGTGCTTACTCTGCAATCATCGATGCGAATTTAACTACATTGATTACTGCAATTGTTTTATTCTTCTTCGGAGACGGACCTATCAAAGGTTTTGCTGTAACCTTAATCATTGGTGTATTTACTACTTTATTCACTTCAGTGTTATTGTGTAAATACTTCATCTACAGACGAGTGGATAACGGAAAATCAATCACATTTGGTAACAAGATGACAATCAACTTCTTGAAAAATGTAAATATTGATTTCTTCAAATTCAAAAAAGCTGCTTTCATTTTATCATCTATCTTAATTCTTGTAAGTATTGTTTCGCTTGCTACAAGAGGATTGAACTTAGGTATTGAGTTCCAAAATGGTAGAGAATATAAAGTGAGATTTGACAAGCAAGTGAAGGCTAACGAAATCGCTGCAGATTTAGCAAAAGTATTTATTGATGAAAATGGAACCAAATACTCTCCTAATGTTGTAACCATTGGTAATGCAAACCAAGTAAAAGTTACCACAAAATATAAGAGTAATGATGATAGCCAAGCAGTAGATGTGGAAGTTGAGAAAAAATTATACGAAGGCTTGAAACAACATTTCCCTAACCTATCATTTGACCGATTTGTGAATGTAGGTGCAGGAAAAGATGGAGCTCTAGGTGTTGTAGAGTATAGAAAAGTAGGACCATCTATTGCAGATGACATCACTTACAACGCATTCTACTCTGTAGCCATTGCATTAAGCTTGGTATTCCTTTACTTATTACTCACATTCCGCAAGTGGCAATTCAGTGCAGGTGCCGTATTAGCAACCTTGCACGATACCATCATCGTATTAGGATTATTCTCAATCTTCTATGGTGTTTTACCATTCTCTCTAGAGGTAGATGTTGCATTCATCGCTGCAATTCTTACTGTAATTGGATACTCTCTGAACGATACTGTAATTGTATTTGACAGGGTGAGAGA
Coding sequences within:
- a CDS encoding protein translocase subunit SecDF — encoded protein: MQGKGLVISFAIALAVLSVYYLSFTWYTRSIEEKANREVVYKMDSIEKKNPNLTVAEQESYENEFTRKALDQLSKDTLNLGFVKYTYETAKDKEIALGLDLKGGMNVILQVSVKDLLEDLSDHSTNPQFKEVLEQTDLAQRGSNRDYLDDFFIQYNDLKKKDPSLRLASSGWFGTRKNSEKIGINTTDAEAEKIIREYVEAKVSTAYQVIRARIDQFGVTQPVVQQIGEKSSGRILVELPGIKDTDRVKKLLQSTAKLEFWEAVRLDESIHNYFVSLSQKIEAAQIEKGKDSLQSVRNSLISKLAPATGSNAIYYVRVQDTAIVNNALKNPIAKTILPANMRYFKFLWGNKASETATNEYILPLYAIRGNAKNLPLLDGGVVTDARAERQTQTIRHNVVVSMQMNSKGSQEWYEITKKFKGQPIAVVLDNLVYTAPNINEPISGGRSQITGDFTMNEAKDLASVLAAGSLPASAKIIQVDVVGPSLGKESIHNGIVSFAIALLVVFIYMIFFYNGAGFISVIGLLANILFLMGILVSFGAVLTLPGIAGIVLTMGMAVDANVIIYERVKEELSKGKGIKQALGDAYTWKGAYSAIIDANLTTLITAIVLFFFGDGPIKGFAVTLIIGVFTTLFTSVLLCKYFIYRRVDNGKSITFGNKMTINFLKNVNIDFFKFKKAAFILSSILILVSIVSLATRGLNLGIEFQNGREYKVRFDKQVKANEIAADLAKVFIDENGTKYSPNVVTIGNANQVKVTTKYKSNDDSQAVDVEVEKKLYEGLKQHFPNLSFDRFVNVGAGKDGALGVVEYRKVGPSIADDITYNAFYSVAIALSLVFLYLLLTFRKWQFSAGAVLATLHDTIIVLGLFSIFYGVLPFSLEVDVAFIAAILTVIGYSLNDTVIVFDRVREFMGDFKNMPVKDVINKAVNTTLTRTLNTSLTTLFVILVIFMFGGESIRSFMFALLIGVGVGTYSSVFVASFLLYQFSSKRKVENKK